Proteins found in one Microbacterium sp. LWS13-1.2 genomic segment:
- a CDS encoding LytTR family DNA-binding domain-containing protein, which produces MISVLIADDEQPAIDELAFLLGQDPRIGVIHQAASGAEAIRLLTRERVDAAFLDIHMPGLNGFDLARALQRFERRPALVFVTADEESALEAFDLAAVDYLLKPVRTERLHRSVTRVVEAMKAQAAPATDAAASAQPEMIAVTLGGTTRMIRRDEVRYVQAQGDYARLHTEEASYLVRVPMSDLERQWADTFVRIHRSYLVAIPHLARLRLVGDHPSVVVGGAELPVSRRLLPALRDRLESTTIRPRS; this is translated from the coding sequence GTGATCTCGGTGCTCATCGCCGACGACGAGCAGCCAGCGATCGACGAGCTCGCCTTCCTGCTCGGGCAGGACCCCCGCATCGGCGTCATCCACCAGGCGGCGTCGGGCGCCGAAGCGATCCGGCTGCTCACACGCGAGCGCGTCGACGCCGCGTTCCTCGACATCCACATGCCCGGCCTCAACGGCTTCGACCTCGCCCGCGCACTGCAGCGCTTCGAGCGCCGGCCCGCGCTCGTCTTCGTGACCGCCGACGAAGAGAGCGCACTCGAGGCATTCGACCTCGCCGCCGTCGACTATCTGCTGAAGCCGGTGCGCACCGAGCGCCTGCACCGCTCGGTCACCCGTGTCGTCGAGGCCATGAAGGCTCAGGCTGCGCCGGCGACGGATGCCGCGGCATCCGCTCAGCCCGAGATGATCGCCGTCACGCTGGGCGGCACGACGCGCATGATCCGACGCGACGAGGTGCGGTACGTGCAGGCGCAGGGCGACTACGCCCGGCTGCACACGGAGGAGGCCAGCTACCTCGTGCGCGTGCCGATGTCGGACCTCGAACGGCAGTGGGCCGACACGTTCGTGCGCATCCACCGCTCGTACCTCGTCGCGATCCCGCACCTCGCGCGCCTCCGGCTCGTCGGCGACCACCCGAGCGTCGTCGTCGGCGGCGCCGAACTGCCGGTGAGCCGGCGCCTCCTGCCGGCGCTGCGGGATCGACTCGAGTCGACGACGATCCGGCCGCGGTCATGA
- a CDS encoding DUF222 domain-containing protein, with amino-acid sequence MPLPSRTLAQTWALFLDPDGTLPDEDSERMRTSRLGRERNSLSPVHGNVTADVAAARQRLLDAQLSSRVQDRAPRFVDVEPSGAGGSAAGEHVRDPRTADQNRHDAFAGLLAAAAASADSPTLSGAPPTLVVTVAADQLERADGVAFVDGPDGEMPVSATFARHIGCHGTIHRVVLGANGRIKALAVTDRVFTHWQRKAIAARHGGCVIPGCRVRAAWCEIHHVVEYARGGPTPTASPMCGHRRGWINEDGGDPPTGCSTTTCE; translated from the coding sequence GTGCCGCTCCCGTCTCGAACGCTGGCCCAGACGTGGGCGCTGTTCCTCGATCCCGACGGGACCCTGCCCGACGAAGACAGCGAACGCATGCGCACCTCTCGGCTCGGACGCGAACGCAACAGCCTCTCCCCCGTGCACGGCAACGTGACCGCAGACGTCGCTGCCGCCCGGCAACGGCTGCTCGACGCCCAACTCAGTTCCCGCGTCCAGGACCGCGCTCCGCGGTTCGTCGACGTCGAGCCGTCGGGCGCCGGCGGGTCGGCCGCGGGCGAGCACGTCCGCGATCCGCGGACCGCCGATCAGAACCGGCACGACGCGTTCGCCGGACTCCTCGCCGCGGCGGCCGCGTCCGCCGACAGCCCCACGCTGAGCGGTGCGCCGCCCACTCTCGTGGTCACCGTGGCCGCAGATCAGCTGGAGCGCGCAGACGGCGTCGCCTTCGTCGACGGGCCGGACGGCGAGATGCCGGTATCCGCGACCTTCGCGCGTCACATCGGGTGCCACGGCACCATCCATCGTGTCGTGCTCGGCGCCAACGGCCGGATCAAGGCCCTTGCGGTCACCGACCGGGTGTTCACGCATTGGCAGCGCAAGGCCATCGCCGCTCGCCACGGCGGCTGCGTGATCCCCGGATGCCGGGTCCGCGCCGCGTGGTGCGAGATCCACCACGTCGTCGAGTACGCGAGGGGCGGGCCGACCCCGACGGCGTCCCCTATGTGCGGCCACCGACGTGGGTGGATCAACGAAGACGGTGGCGATCCGCCAACCGGGTGCTCCACAACGACCTGCGAGTGA
- a CDS encoding cation acetate symporter, translating to MNAAIGYIAIAAVAIVSALIGFYGLRVSRTTSDFYVASRTVRPWWNASAIGGEYLSAASFLGIAGLILLTGSAALWFPIGYTAGYLMLLLFVAAPLRRSGAYTIPDFTEARLDSVWARRVTSTLVIVIGWFYIVPQLQGAALTVRITTGLPAWVGSLAVAVIVAVVVAAGGMRSITFVQAFQFWLKLTALAIPVVAILLLVGDVPPALTPVEAFPASAGPGELEVYRTISLMVALLLGTLGLPHVLVRFYTNPDGVAARRTTVIVLVMLSVFYLFPTAFGLLGRAFAPDLAASGDADALVLLLPGRLVAGPLGDVLTAFVIAGAFAAFLSTSSGLVVSLAGVISQDLLGGSVRGFRIAAVLSSFVPLVVALATESAGLAGSVGLVFAFTASTLCPVLLLGIWWRGLTARGAIAGMLTGAVLSGVAILGGGIVSAWLPALRPFLEQPAAWTVPIAVVVIVLVSRGDRRGIPRGTDLFLTRLHAPEGSRRLGLDG from the coding sequence GTGAACGCCGCCATCGGCTACATCGCGATTGCGGCCGTCGCGATCGTGTCGGCGCTCATCGGGTTCTACGGCCTGCGGGTTTCACGCACGACGAGCGACTTCTACGTGGCGAGCCGCACGGTGCGGCCGTGGTGGAACGCGTCCGCCATCGGCGGGGAGTACCTGTCGGCAGCGTCGTTCCTCGGCATCGCCGGCCTCATCCTGCTCACGGGGTCGGCGGCGCTCTGGTTCCCGATCGGCTACACGGCTGGATACCTCATGCTGCTGCTGTTCGTCGCCGCACCGCTGCGCCGCTCGGGCGCCTACACGATCCCCGACTTCACCGAGGCGCGGCTCGACTCGGTCTGGGCACGCCGGGTGACGAGCACGCTCGTCATCGTCATCGGCTGGTTCTACATCGTGCCGCAGCTGCAGGGCGCGGCGCTGACCGTGCGGATCACCACCGGCCTCCCCGCCTGGGTCGGCTCGCTCGCCGTCGCGGTGATCGTCGCCGTCGTCGTCGCGGCCGGCGGCATGCGGTCGATCACGTTCGTGCAGGCGTTCCAGTTCTGGCTGAAGCTCACGGCACTCGCGATCCCGGTGGTCGCGATCCTGCTTCTCGTCGGCGACGTGCCGCCGGCGCTGACGCCCGTCGAGGCGTTCCCGGCGAGCGCCGGTCCCGGCGAACTCGAGGTGTACCGGACGATCTCACTCATGGTCGCGCTGCTGCTGGGCACGTTGGGGCTCCCCCACGTACTGGTGCGCTTCTACACCAACCCCGACGGGGTGGCGGCGCGACGCACGACCGTCATCGTGCTCGTGATGCTTTCGGTCTTCTACCTGTTCCCCACGGCGTTCGGGCTGCTGGGGCGGGCGTTCGCCCCCGACCTCGCCGCCTCCGGCGACGCCGACGCCCTCGTCCTGCTGCTGCCGGGCCGGCTGGTCGCCGGGCCACTGGGCGACGTGCTCACAGCGTTCGTCATCGCCGGCGCGTTCGCGGCATTCCTCTCCACGTCGTCGGGTCTCGTCGTCTCGCTGGCCGGCGTGATCAGCCAGGACCTTCTCGGCGGCAGCGTCCGGGGGTTCCGCATCGCGGCCGTGCTCTCATCGTTCGTCCCGCTCGTCGTGGCGCTCGCCACGGAGTCGGCGGGGCTGGCCGGCAGCGTGGGGCTCGTCTTCGCGTTCACCGCGTCGACGCTGTGCCCGGTGCTCCTGCTCGGCATCTGGTGGCGCGGTCTCACGGCGCGAGGGGCGATCGCCGGCATGCTCACCGGCGCGGTGCTGTCGGGCGTCGCGATCCTCGGCGGCGGGATCGTCTCGGCGTGGCTGCCTGCGCTGCGCCCGTTCCTCGAGCAGCCGGCGGCCTGGACGGTGCCGATCGCGGTGGTCGTGATCGTGCTCGTCTCACGCGGCGACCGCCGCGGCATCCCGCGCGGCACTGATCTGTTCCTCACCCGGCTGCACGCGCCGGAGGGGTCCCGACGCCTCGGACTCGACGGCTGA
- a CDS encoding DUF485 domain-containing protein codes for MGNEAPRAAIDLAEVDYGAVQSSSEFQRLRRTHRSFVFPVLGACIAWYFAYVLLATYAHDFMSTRVFGSVNIAMVLGMAQVVTTFAVTTWYVHYANRRLDPLAEEIRDEIETGTFESGALENEEAR; via the coding sequence ATGGGCAACGAAGCCCCGCGCGCCGCCATAGATCTCGCAGAGGTCGACTACGGCGCGGTCCAATCATCATCCGAGTTCCAACGGCTCCGGCGCACGCATCGGAGCTTCGTCTTCCCCGTTCTGGGCGCATGCATCGCCTGGTACTTCGCCTACGTGCTGCTCGCCACCTATGCGCACGACTTCATGTCCACCCGAGTGTTCGGAAGCGTCAACATCGCGATGGTGCTCGGCATGGCCCAGGTGGTCACCACCTTCGCCGTGACGACCTGGTACGTGCACTACGCCAACCGTCGCCTCGACCCGCTCGCGGAAGAGATCCGCGACGAGATCGAGACCGGCACCTTCGAGTCCGGCGCTCTGGAGAACGAGGAGGCACGCTGA
- a CDS encoding DUF485 domain-containing protein, whose translation MTSRPSNSSADGDSDDDAADDPAPRDAAPLQRVRVTAPRAGSPAASARPVSHNAADAPTSDIAGVYVRSLIRSQLRLGVVFAVGFAAATALFVLAIAFAPELDTTFVAGVPLSWLLLGVGVYPLAITVAGLYLRAASRNEARYRSLTEDE comes from the coding sequence ATGACCTCGCGCCCCTCGAACAGCAGCGCCGACGGAGACTCCGACGACGACGCCGCCGACGACCCCGCGCCTCGGGATGCAGCACCACTCCAGCGCGTGCGGGTGACCGCGCCGCGCGCAGGGTCGCCCGCAGCCTCGGCCCGGCCGGTGTCGCACAATGCGGCCGATGCCCCGACGAGCGATATCGCCGGAGTGTATGTGCGTTCGCTGATCCGCTCGCAGCTGCGACTCGGGGTCGTGTTCGCGGTCGGATTCGCCGCGGCGACGGCGCTGTTCGTGCTCGCGATCGCGTTCGCACCCGAGCTGGACACCACATTCGTAGCAGGTGTGCCCCTGTCGTGGCTCCTGCTCGGCGTGGGCGTCTACCCGCTGGCCATCACCGTCGCCGGACTCTATCTGCGCGCGGCTTCGCGGAATGAGGCACGCTACCGGTCGCTGACGGAGGACGAGTGA
- a CDS encoding sensor histidine kinase, whose amino-acid sequence MPESMLLAAAAGVVAGALAVGVVILLRRIVASKDLGTDVEQATYQTLHLASRAAQHLRGGIAEGDATRAGRHLRALLGCETLALVDPAGHVTVEGDDAVREVAGRLAAEARASNRPQLQRRIRIGDRETDVVAAPILAGGVPAGAIVAFAPRVRAGLVRATGEVADWVAAQVELGELDASRAALAEAEVRALRAQISPHFIYNSLNAIASFINTDPAKARELVLEFADFTRYSFRRHGDFTTVAEELRSIDSYLKLERARFGDRLKVTLQIAPEVLSTVVPFLSIQPLVENAVRHGLEGKEGGGRITIEASDQGAFAEISVEDDGVGIDPAALESALAGVATGQHVGLRNVDARLRQVYGDEHGLVVETNVGAGTLVRMRVPKSQPGRVAASSSAAGRTAASPAPAAAEGRRER is encoded by the coding sequence ATGCCCGAGTCGATGCTGCTCGCCGCTGCCGCCGGCGTCGTCGCCGGGGCGCTGGCGGTCGGAGTGGTCATCCTGCTGCGGCGCATCGTCGCATCGAAGGATCTCGGCACCGACGTCGAACAGGCGACGTATCAGACGCTTCACCTCGCGAGCCGCGCCGCCCAGCACCTCCGCGGCGGCATCGCCGAGGGCGACGCCACGCGAGCGGGGCGGCATCTGCGGGCGCTCCTCGGGTGCGAGACGCTCGCGCTCGTCGACCCGGCGGGCCATGTGACGGTCGAGGGGGACGACGCCGTCCGTGAGGTCGCGGGACGGCTCGCCGCTGAGGCGCGCGCGTCGAACCGTCCGCAACTGCAGCGGCGGATCCGGATCGGCGACCGGGAGACGGATGTCGTCGCCGCGCCGATCCTCGCGGGCGGCGTGCCCGCCGGAGCAATCGTCGCCTTCGCCCCGCGTGTGCGGGCCGGTCTCGTGCGCGCGACCGGCGAGGTGGCGGATTGGGTCGCAGCTCAGGTCGAGCTCGGCGAGCTCGACGCCTCGAGGGCCGCGCTCGCCGAGGCCGAGGTGCGCGCGCTGCGCGCGCAGATCAGCCCCCACTTCATCTACAACTCGCTGAACGCGATCGCCTCGTTCATCAACACCGACCCGGCCAAAGCACGGGAGCTGGTGCTCGAGTTCGCCGATTTCACCCGCTACTCGTTCCGCCGGCACGGCGACTTCACCACGGTGGCCGAGGAGCTCCGCTCGATCGACAGCTATCTGAAGCTCGAGCGCGCACGGTTCGGCGACCGACTGAAGGTGACGTTGCAGATCGCCCCGGAGGTCCTCTCGACGGTCGTGCCGTTCCTCTCGATCCAGCCACTCGTCGAGAACGCGGTGAGGCACGGGCTCGAAGGCAAGGAGGGCGGTGGACGCATCACGATCGAGGCATCCGACCAGGGCGCGTTCGCCGAGATCAGCGTCGAGGACGACGGCGTCGGCATCGATCCTGCCGCACTCGAAAGCGCGCTCGCCGGCGTGGCGACCGGCCAGCACGTCGGCCTGCGCAACGTGGACGCGCGGCTGCGGCAGGTGTACGGCGACGAGCACGGGCTGGTCGTCGAGACGAATGTGGGCGCCGGCACCCTGGTGCGGATGCGCGTGCCGAAGTCGCAGCCGGGCCGCGTCGCGGCATCCTCCTCCGCTGCGGGCCGGACGGCGGCATCCCCGGCTCCGGCCGCCGCGGAAGGGAGGCGGGAACGGTGA
- a CDS encoding LacI family DNA-binding transcriptional regulator: MRVTAKAVAERAGVAASTVSRALNSPGRINEDTRQRILDAARELGYTSSSTSARTAARKGLVALLVPDVTNPFYFDIIRSTQEQLRTAGFMQLLIDTGESHSTEAETLAQLESIVDGVILSATRLDETALREATARLPLTVINRQHEQIPSVLIDIRTGLTQAIDHLKALGHETIAFVSGPPGSWQNHWRGKEFEEQVRRQSLTPIVVGPYTPTRTSGVAAADALLVTGATACVAFNDLLAIGVLQRLRQRGVRVPDDMSVVGCDDIFGADFSAPPLTTIAGDTEQAGRLAASRLISILNGEPPRVGTTLIPTHLLVRESTGPVASR; encoded by the coding sequence ATGCGAGTGACGGCGAAGGCGGTTGCCGAGCGCGCCGGCGTCGCCGCATCTACGGTCTCGCGGGCGCTGAACAGTCCTGGGCGCATCAACGAGGACACACGCCAGCGCATTCTGGATGCCGCGCGCGAACTGGGTTACACCAGCTCCAGTACAAGCGCCCGGACCGCCGCCCGTAAGGGGCTCGTGGCGCTGCTGGTGCCGGACGTGACCAACCCGTTCTACTTCGACATCATCCGTTCGACGCAGGAGCAGTTGCGCACGGCCGGCTTTATGCAGCTGCTGATCGACACCGGCGAGTCGCATTCGACCGAGGCCGAGACCCTCGCACAGCTGGAGAGCATCGTCGATGGCGTCATCCTGTCGGCGACGCGCCTGGATGAGACCGCGCTGCGGGAGGCCACCGCGCGGCTCCCCCTGACCGTCATCAACCGCCAGCACGAGCAGATCCCCAGCGTGCTGATCGACATCCGGACGGGCCTGACCCAGGCCATCGATCACCTCAAGGCGCTGGGACACGAGACGATCGCCTTCGTGTCGGGACCACCCGGGTCGTGGCAGAACCACTGGCGCGGGAAGGAGTTCGAGGAGCAGGTGCGCCGTCAGTCCCTCACCCCGATCGTCGTCGGCCCGTACACCCCGACGCGCACTAGCGGGGTGGCGGCCGCGGACGCCCTGCTCGTCACCGGTGCCACGGCCTGCGTCGCCTTCAACGACCTGCTCGCGATCGGCGTGCTCCAGCGACTCCGACAGCGCGGCGTGCGGGTCCCTGATGATATGAGCGTCGTCGGGTGCGACGACATCTTCGGCGCCGATTTCAGCGCCCCGCCGCTGACAACCATCGCCGGCGACACCGAGCAGGCGGGCCGCCTCGCGGCCAGTCGCCTCATCTCGATCCTGAACGGTGAGCCACCGCGCGTGGGGACCACCCTGATCCCCACGCACCTGCTGGTCCGCGAGTCGACGGGACCGGTCGCGTCAAGATAA
- a CDS encoding ABC transporter substrate-binding protein, with translation MNSTIKKVGAIAAGALLLAGCAANTPEAEETDGAPARGGALTIGQFGDVASWDPAQAHVGHQLVPYQLVYDTLILREPDGELSPMLATDWTYNDDRTVLTLELRDDVTFSDGERFDAEAVVANLEHFKAGNGRQATQLTQFESATAVDDDTVEITLAQPDPALDYYFSQAAGLMASPAAIEAGTLETDPVGTGPYVYDKANSVRDSQSFFTAKEDYWNPELQKFDQVELRILMDVSARVNAIISGQVDWATLDAKSADQAEDAGLELIPDYQVDWTGMTFLDRDGVINPALADERVRQAINYAVDRDTLLEQLQLGRGTATSQVFGPDSGAFVEDLEEYYTYDPEKAKELLEEAGFEDGFELKVPVIPAFATQITALAQQLGEVGITVTQEAVPQANYVQDVLLQKFEAFNFNLFQGEAWVAINQLIAPSATYNPFGTTEPELEELISGVQQGGDGSAEAAQEVNRYVTENAWFLPLYRNDQISVFNPEKVTVVAQTQSAMPFIYNFSPAE, from the coding sequence ATGAACTCCACCATCAAGAAGGTCGGCGCAATAGCTGCTGGAGCGCTCCTGCTCGCTGGCTGCGCCGCCAATACACCCGAAGCCGAAGAGACCGACGGGGCACCCGCACGCGGCGGTGCGCTCACGATCGGTCAGTTCGGTGACGTCGCCTCGTGGGATCCGGCCCAGGCGCACGTAGGGCATCAGTTGGTGCCTTACCAGCTGGTGTACGACACGCTCATCCTCCGGGAGCCAGACGGTGAGCTCAGCCCGATGCTCGCCACGGACTGGACCTACAACGACGATCGAACTGTGCTGACGCTGGAGCTGCGCGACGACGTCACCTTCTCGGATGGCGAGCGCTTCGACGCTGAGGCGGTGGTGGCGAACCTCGAGCATTTCAAGGCGGGCAACGGCCGCCAGGCAACGCAGCTGACCCAGTTCGAGTCGGCGACCGCGGTGGACGACGACACCGTCGAGATCACCCTCGCGCAGCCCGACCCCGCACTGGACTACTACTTCAGCCAGGCCGCGGGACTCATGGCGAGCCCTGCGGCGATCGAGGCAGGGACGCTCGAGACCGACCCGGTCGGCACCGGCCCGTACGTGTACGACAAGGCGAACTCAGTGCGTGACTCCCAGTCCTTCTTCACTGCCAAGGAGGACTATTGGAACCCCGAACTGCAAAAGTTCGACCAGGTCGAACTGCGTATTCTGATGGATGTCTCGGCACGCGTGAACGCGATCATCTCTGGTCAGGTCGACTGGGCCACTCTCGACGCGAAGTCGGCCGACCAGGCCGAAGACGCCGGGCTCGAGCTCATCCCGGACTACCAGGTGGACTGGACCGGCATGACCTTCCTCGACCGCGACGGCGTCATCAACCCGGCGCTCGCTGATGAGCGCGTCCGTCAGGCCATCAACTACGCCGTCGACCGGGACACGCTCCTGGAGCAGCTGCAGCTGGGTCGCGGGACCGCCACGAGCCAGGTGTTCGGACCCGACAGCGGCGCGTTCGTCGAGGACCTCGAGGAGTACTACACATACGACCCTGAGAAGGCGAAAGAGCTCTTGGAGGAAGCGGGCTTCGAGGACGGGTTCGAGCTCAAGGTGCCGGTTATCCCGGCGTTCGCAACCCAGATAACGGCGCTCGCGCAGCAGCTCGGCGAGGTCGGCATCACGGTCACTCAGGAGGCGGTCCCACAGGCGAACTATGTCCAGGACGTCCTGCTGCAGAAGTTCGAGGCCTTCAACTTCAATCTCTTCCAGGGCGAGGCCTGGGTGGCGATCAATCAGCTGATCGCGCCGTCCGCGACGTACAACCCGTTCGGCACCACAGAGCCCGAACTGGAAGAGCTCATCTCGGGCGTGCAGCAGGGCGGCGACGGCAGCGCCGAGGCCGCGCAAGAGGTGAATCGCTACGTCACTGAGAACGCCTGGTTCCTGCCGCTGTACCGCAACGACCAGATCAGCGTGTTCAATCCTGAGAAGGTCACCGTGGTCGCGCAGACGCAGTCGGCGATGCCCTTCATCTACAACTTCTCCCCGGCGGAGTAG
- a CDS encoding sodium/solute symporter (Members of the Solute:Sodium Symporter (SSS), TC 2.A.21 as described in tcdb.org, catalyze solute:Na+ symport. Known solutes for members of the family include sugars, amino acids, nucleosides, inositols, vitamins, urea or anions, depending on the system.) — translation MLHFEAASTSPGEPWLNIAIFGAFVAVTMVIVFRASRNNKTAADYYAAGRSFTGGQNGAAIAGDYLSAASFLGIVGAIAMTGYDGFLYSIGFLVAWLVALLLVAELLRNTGKFTMADVLSFRLKQRPVRIAAATTTLVVCFFYLLAQMAGAGGLVSLLLGIGDQLGQALVITVVGALMILYVLIGGMKGTTWVQIIKAVLLIVGAGVMTVWVLAINGFDFSALLDKAVAVAENPAILDPGLKYGVSEVAKIDFLSLGLALVLGTAALPHVLMRFYTVPTAKEARKSVVWAIWLIGIFYVFTLVLGYGAAALVGPAVIAAAPGGPNSAAPLLAFSLGGPLLLGLISAIAFATILAVVAGLTITAAASFAHDIYASVVKKGKPEPGAEVKVARRTVVIIGIVAIVGGIGANGQNVAFLVALAFAVAASANLPTIVYSLFWKRFTTKGALWSMYGGLASAILLIVFSPVVSGSETSMLKTEAINFAWFPLSNPGIISIPLAFLLGWIVSVLDKTPEDAAKQSEMEVRSLTGIGAEKAVNH, via the coding sequence ATGCTGCACTTCGAAGCGGCGAGCACCTCGCCCGGCGAGCCCTGGCTCAACATCGCCATCTTCGGTGCGTTCGTCGCGGTGACGATGGTCATCGTGTTCCGCGCCAGCCGGAACAACAAGACGGCCGCCGATTACTACGCCGCAGGGCGGTCGTTCACCGGCGGCCAGAACGGCGCAGCGATCGCCGGCGACTACCTGTCTGCGGCGTCGTTCCTGGGCATCGTCGGCGCGATCGCCATGACGGGGTACGACGGGTTCCTCTACTCGATCGGGTTCCTGGTGGCCTGGCTGGTGGCGCTCCTCCTCGTCGCGGAGCTCCTGCGCAACACGGGCAAGTTCACGATGGCCGACGTGCTGTCGTTCCGCCTCAAGCAGCGTCCGGTGCGCATCGCCGCGGCCACGACGACGCTCGTCGTCTGCTTCTTCTATCTGCTCGCGCAGATGGCGGGTGCCGGTGGTCTGGTCTCGCTGCTGCTCGGCATCGGCGACCAGCTCGGTCAGGCTCTCGTCATCACGGTGGTGGGCGCGCTGATGATCCTCTACGTGCTCATCGGCGGCATGAAGGGCACCACGTGGGTGCAGATCATCAAGGCGGTGCTGCTCATCGTCGGCGCCGGCGTGATGACCGTGTGGGTGCTGGCGATCAACGGGTTCGACTTCTCCGCGCTTCTCGACAAGGCCGTCGCCGTCGCCGAGAACCCGGCGATCCTCGACCCGGGTCTGAAGTACGGCGTATCGGAGGTCGCGAAGATCGACTTCCTCTCGCTCGGCCTCGCCCTCGTGCTGGGCACCGCCGCACTGCCCCACGTGCTCATGCGGTTCTACACCGTGCCCACGGCCAAGGAGGCGCGCAAGTCGGTGGTCTGGGCCATCTGGCTGATCGGCATCTTCTACGTCTTCACGCTGGTGCTCGGCTATGGTGCGGCTGCACTCGTCGGCCCGGCGGTCATCGCCGCGGCCCCCGGCGGCCCGAACTCGGCGGCCCCGCTGCTCGCGTTCTCGCTCGGCGGACCGCTGCTGCTCGGCCTCATCTCGGCTATCGCGTTCGCGACGATCCTCGCGGTGGTCGCCGGTCTCACGATCACCGCAGCGGCTTCGTTCGCGCACGACATCTATGCGTCGGTCGTGAAGAAGGGCAAGCCCGAGCCGGGCGCCGAGGTCAAGGTCGCGCGCCGCACGGTGGTCATCATCGGCATCGTCGCGATCGTGGGCGGCATCGGCGCGAACGGCCAGAACGTGGCGTTCCTGGTCGCGCTCGCCTTCGCCGTCGCGGCGTCGGCCAACCTGCCGACCATCGTGTACTCGCTCTTCTGGAAGCGCTTCACCACGAAGGGCGCCCTGTGGAGCATGTACGGCGGTCTCGCCTCGGCGATCCTGCTCATCGTGTTCTCGCCGGTGGTCTCGGGATCTGAGACGTCGATGCTGAAGACCGAGGCGATCAACTTCGCCTGGTTCCCGCTGTCGAACCCCGGCATCATCTCGATCCCGCTCGCATTCCTGCTGGGTTGGATCGTGAGCGTGCTCGACAAGACGCCCGAGGACGCGGCCAAGCAGTCCGAGATGGAGGTGCGCTCGCTCACCGGCATCGGTGCCGAGAAGGCGGTCAACCACTAG